Within the Rosa rugosa chromosome 2, drRosRugo1.1, whole genome shotgun sequence genome, the region CCCATTCAAAACTTTGAAATAAAAAGAGGTACCAATATAAACAAACATGTGCAATTGACTCAGGAAACCTAATTTAAAGCCTGCTTAAGATGAAAACCTCCGGCAGATTGAAACCATTGAAAAAGTAATCCAAACTAGCAAAGCAAGCAAATGGAGAACAGACACATAATGGAACCAAATTTGCTTCTAGACAGAGAATTAATGGTCATTATTTGACtctttccaaagaagaagaagaagatattaTTCTTGCAAGTAATGATAATTTACGAGTCAAAACAGACTTACACTAACCCTTCTGGTACCTCTTCACCAAAATccaaactaaatacataactgattagggaaaaaaaaataccaaaagATGAGCCATAAAGAAGAGTATACATACCACTATTTCCGGATCCTCAACTACTTCATCtgaactcttcttcttctttgcttcaTAAGCATGAATCCATATATCAGACCTTGATATCGCATCTGGATTTTCACTTTGTTCCCTCTACAAATCAACAAGTAGAAATAATCTTTATGTTATCAAATTATGAAACTCATATGACGTTAATATATAACCACATTATTCTTACCAATTCTTCTTCAAGCCGCGCGAAACTTTTTCTACTAGTTCTATGTAGTAAAGTTCTTCCTGCCCGCATTCTCTTGAATTTTTGACACTTCTCCTATGATAAACATATGGTCAAAGCATTTTTTGAAATCTGATATTGCAAGATAAATTCAGACTTGTATATATATTACAAAATACTTCTAAAACATACCTTAAATCCCACACTAGTTCTGTGTTTAATAAGAGCTAACCACTCATCCATGGATTCTATGTTATTAGGCTTGAGAAGGGCAGCAGCACGCTGTAAACCAACAACTTTGGCTTGCTCTTCCACTTCTTTCATCACTAAAGATCTATTATCTCGCCAAAGTTTCGTCATCCTTCGAAAAATATGCTTCTTGTAGaattcatcaacaacaaaagttgtctacaaaagaaaataagtgAATCAATTGGTGAACATAAAAGGCTCGTTGTAATATGTTCCTATATATAAGTTTAGAAAACTTACTGTGACGTGTTTCCAAATCTGATCTTTGAAAGTATTAGATAGATCTTTCCAAGTTCCAGCGGTCATTGGTATTAGTTCTCTTGCTGAGGCTCCAATGAAAGAAGAGAATATACCTGCATTTTCTCCAATGGGCTGGCCTCTTTCATTGAATTCAACTACAATAGgaagtttccttttttttttggcaatatccAACAATTTGGCTTTACCCCGAGGgggaatttttttcttttctgagtttGATGTAGCTTGACATTCCGGAATATCAGCTTCTATAGGGGATGAATTTGAATTTCCATTAGATATTCTTAAGGATTCATTCCTTTTTTCCCTAGCTGCAAGCACAAGAGCTGCTCGTGCAGCAGTATCCTGCCTTTTGGCTTTCTTTCCACCTTGTTTTGAGGTCTCTCCTCCACCCATACTTTATAGGGTCAACAGATTATGTTctacaaaacacaaaaaaattaTGATCAATGTACTAACATGTAAAGCAATCTTATCCAAAACCACAAACTAAATTAGATCTTACCCTTAGAATATTGCTGTGCTGATAGATTATATCAATGCTTCTGTGGAATTTGAGTTATTCAGAGTCACCGTCACTCTGTTCAACCAGCAAACAAGCAAATTAATATCCTTGCTGATATTGATACCagaacacacacaaacacatacaATGCAATAAATTCATTTAAGTATAACAAATATTGATACCagaacacacacaaacacatacaCAGAGATATATCTATTATTGTATGCAATTCCTACAATTACCGAATTGATTTCCTCATTATCATATCTCTCACATTCTTCATCCTCAACGTCGAGGTCTAGCTGTGATACATCTACTGGCATGTAAGCACTTTCATCACTATCATTCTCAAAAAACCCTCTTGGCGGTGCTTTGAGTACAACATGCCAATTCGAAGTGTCACTCTCTCTTGAATAAAAAACCTGTTTCGCTTGGGAAGCAAAAATAAACGGATCTCTATCAAACTGATGCTGCCCCTTGTGGAGGTTCACTAATGTAAAACCATCTTCAAATTTGACACCGGTCCCTATATTAGCCCAATAACAATCAAATAGGGGAACCTTAAATTGACGGTAGTCTAGCAGAACTATATCTCTTATAACACCATAGTAGGATATTCTGTCCATCTTCTGAAAATTATCCCTTGCACTTGCTCGACACATAGTGTCTCCTTCAACAAAAACACCACTATTTTGTGTGCTCTTCTCACTGGCCTCAGTTTGAAATCGGTTTCCATTGATGATGAAGCCTGTATGTGATACCACATCTGCTTTTGGCCGACAAGCAATCCACTTTACTGTATCTGACATATCTCTTGAATCACCAAATTTGACCTTATCAGCTAACCatccactaaaagtactaagaTGTCTCTGTTCAAGAAGGTTTTCATCATGCTCAAGACGCGTATCAGAATACTTTAGTTCTTCCCTGTGCATTCTGATAGGAAAAAGACTTGTATAAAAAAACTGGACAAGTAATCTAAAGTAAATTAGAACAACTAAATTTAGCAATCAAACTTACTCTCTCCATGGATCGACCTCTGAACTATTTGTCCACACAAATCGATGAGCAATCTCTAACATAGAAGAACTGAATAGTTTTAACTTCCCCTCACCAAGTGGTCGCCCTTCTAGTATTGTTTCATGCTCAAAATCCTCATTGCGTCTACTTTGAACACCTATTTCAGCTGCTCCTTTAATGTATCCACTACAAAAACGTGTCATTTCTTCAGCCAAATACTTTTCTGCTATGCATCCTTCAGGGTTTGATCGATTTTTGACATATCCTTTTAGGTCCTTCataaacctaaaaaaaaaaaaaaaacctgcatTAGTATTGATACTATACAAAGGAACTAATCAATTATAGTTAATGAAGTGCAATGTAAGCTCACCTTTCGAAGGGGTACATCCAACGAAAATGTACAGGGCCACCAATTAGAGCTTCTTGTGCAAGGTGAATTGGTAGGTGaaccataatgtcaaagaaagaGGGAGGAAAAAACCTTTCAAACATACACACAGTCTCTGCAATTTCTTCATCAAGAacaccaatatttttcttctcaaTCTCTCTTTGACATAACTGATGGAAAAAAGAACACAAGCGAAAAATTGCAATTCTTGGTCCTTTGGGCAGAAGTCCTTTCAAAGCTACCGCAAGAATCTGTTGTATCAAAACATGGCAATCGTGTGACTTCAAACCCATGATCTTGTTGTCTTGTAAAGAGACACGATTTGCAAGATTAGAACAATACCCATCCGGCAATCTCAACTTGGCTAACCTCTTACAAaatatcttcttctccttctttgaaAGCACGTAAGGTGCTGCATCACTTTTGGATTTGCTGGAACCATCTTCTTTTGGATGCAATTTCTTTTTAATACCCATCACTTTTAAATCTTTCCGAGAATTCAAGTTATCCTTCGTCTTTCCCTTCATGTTGAGTAAAGTGCCAATGATGCTCtcacatatatttttttcaatGTGCATCATATCTAAATTGTGTCGCAATAACAAAGCCTGCAATATAgagaatatatattaaattaatgCAATCAATGTTACAAGGTTTCAGCAAACTGTAAtgaaactaattaaaaaaaaaaaacgtaccTCCCAATATGGTAACTCAAAAAACATTGATTTCTTCTTCCATCTCTTTGAAGGCTTTAAAGGATCCTCACTGTCATCATCACTATCATCATCTGAATTGCCAATGGAGTCATCTTCCATTTCATTGACTGAACTTTTTTTACCTTCAGTTCTTCTCCTTTTTCTGCTGTTACTGCTgccaacctttttttttttctttcttgtgcaACGCTTAGCCTCCTTACCCCAATTATTTTTAATATTCTTCACCACTTGAAATACCTCTGAACCAGTTAGCTTTCTAGGCCTCACTCTATGTTCCTCGGTTCCATTAAACCAAGTTTTATTATGCCGATATGGATGATCATGTGCAAGAAATCTCCTATGACACATATATGCATGCTTTCTTCCATTTGGCAGCCATTGAGAGGATGTTTGAACACCACATACCGGACATGCTTTCTTTCCCTTTGTGGAATATCCCGACAAATTCCCGTAAGCAGGAAAATCGTTTA harbors:
- the LOC133731433 gene encoding uncharacterized protein LOC133731433; the encoded protein is METEWAHCKSSDPRGFYDGARNFVISIHASKGYPKKIQCPCSGCINIWSHPPNEVLDHLISNGLYEGYCNCTIHGDPNTSVQQEMMENMENLETYRMYRDAYLDDEFMEPAPAPLEPNVGNLVSEAELPLFTGCPFTKMSATVMFYKFKARNSLSDSGYDELLEMVRSLLPPDNILPSSLYSTKKLLKAFDLGYEKIHACVNDCCLFRKSLEHMETCPKCGASRWKVNKRTQKIEKGVPAKVLRYFPIIPRFRRMFKDSEKAEQLTWHHTHKSQDGKMRHPVDSLAWKKIDSKWPSFAEDPRNLRLGLSSDGFNPFGDLSSRYSCWPVILVAYNLPPSLCMSKEHLMLTLLIPGPKQPGNDIDVYLEPLIEDLKELWINGVTAYDAFTKSAFNLKAILMWTINDFPAYGNLSGYSTKGKKACPVCGVQTSSQWLPNGRKHAYMCHRRFLAHDHPYRHNKTWFNGTEEHRVRPRKLTGSEVFQVVKNIKNNWGKEAKRCTRKKKKKVGSSNSRKRRRTEGKKSSVNEMEDDSIGNSDDDSDDDSEDPLKPSKRWKKKSMFFELPYWEALLLRHNLDMMHIEKNICESIIGTLLNMKGKTKDNLNSRKDLKVMGIKKKLHPKEDGSSKSKSDAAPYVLSKKEKKIFCKRLAKLRLPDGYCSNLANRVSLQDNKIMGLKSHDCHVLIQQILAVALKGLLPKGPRIAIFRLCSFFHQLCQREIEKKNIGVLDEEIAETVCMFERFFPPSFFDIMVHLPIHLAQEALIGGPVHFRWMYPFERFMKDLKGYVKNRSNPEGCIAEKYLAEEMTRFCSGYIKGAAEIGVQSRRNEDFEHETILEGRPLGEGKLKLFSSSMLEIAHRFVWTNSSEVDPWREMHREELKYSDTRLEHDENLLEQRHLSTFSGWLADKVKFGDSRDMSDTVKWIACRPKADVVSHTGFIINGNRFQTEASEKSTQNSGVFVEGDTMCRASARDNFQKMDRISYYGVIRDIVLLDYRQFKVPLFDCYWANIGTGVKFEDGFTLVNLHKGQHQFDRDPFIFASQAKQVFYSRESDTSNWHVVLKAPPRGFFENDSDESAYMPVDVSQLDLDVEDEECERYDNEEINSSDGDSE